The following are encoded in a window of Paenibacillaceae bacterium GAS479 genomic DNA:
- a CDS encoding methylthioribose-1-phosphate isomerase — protein sequence MTNSTYPGLISLIWAGNQLQLLDQRLLPEETVYLPLTDAEGVWDAIRHMKVRGAPAIGIAAAYGLVLGSGLPGQSEPDDSLAAWLGRVQESGDYLATSRPTAVNLFWALDRMKARASALAEALTPLDEAKQALLDEAILIQSEDEETNRQIGEHALELFRDGMGVLTHCNAGGLATAKYGTALAPFYLAKERGMNIRVFADETRPVLQGARLTAFELQQAGVDVTLICDNMAGMVMNKGWVDAVIVGTDRVAANGDVANKIGTYSVAVLAKAHGIPFYVACPISTIDMNTPTGDEIPIEERHAEEVTEGFGKRTAPQGVKVFNPAFDVTPAEYVTAIITEKGVIRPPYGDSLKKLFEELKQG from the coding sequence ATGACCAATAGCACCTACCCCGGCCTGATCTCCTTGATCTGGGCCGGCAACCAACTGCAGTTGCTCGACCAACGGCTGCTGCCGGAGGAGACCGTCTACTTGCCACTTACCGACGCTGAAGGCGTATGGGATGCAATCCGTCATATGAAAGTTCGCGGAGCACCTGCAATCGGCATCGCTGCCGCTTACGGCCTCGTACTTGGTAGCGGCCTTCCAGGCCAAAGCGAACCGGACGACAGCTTGGCAGCCTGGCTCGGCCGCGTTCAGGAGTCCGGCGATTATTTGGCGACCAGCCGCCCAACGGCAGTTAACCTGTTCTGGGCACTGGACCGTATGAAAGCTCGCGCCTCCGCCCTTGCCGAAGCTCTAACGCCGCTTGATGAAGCAAAACAAGCGCTGCTTGACGAAGCGATTCTTATCCAGAGTGAGGATGAAGAAACAAATCGCCAAATCGGCGAGCATGCACTGGAGCTGTTCCGCGATGGCATGGGCGTGCTAACGCACTGCAACGCCGGAGGCCTCGCGACCGCCAAGTATGGCACGGCGCTTGCGCCATTTTATCTCGCCAAAGAGCGGGGCATGAATATACGCGTATTTGCCGATGAAACGCGCCCAGTGCTTCAGGGAGCTCGCCTAACGGCGTTTGAGCTACAGCAGGCTGGTGTTGACGTGACGCTTATTTGCGACAATATGGCCGGCATGGTGATGAACAAAGGCTGGGTAGACGCAGTCATTGTCGGTACTGACCGCGTCGCCGCGAACGGCGATGTCGCCAACAAAATCGGCACCTACAGCGTCGCAGTGCTGGCCAAGGCGCATGGCATTCCTTTTTATGTCGCGTGCCCGATTTCAACTATTGATATGAATACCCCGACTGGTGATGAAATTCCAATCGAGGAGCGCCACGCCGAGGAAGTGACAGAGGGCTTCGGCAAACGCACCGCTCCTCAGGGCGTCAAAGTGTTCAATCCGGCCTTCGATGTGACTCCGGCAGAGTATGTAACGGCCATCATTACGGAAAAAGGCGTCATCCGCCCACCTTACGGCGACAGCCTGAAAAAGCTGTTTGAGGAACTCAAACAGGGCTGA
- a CDS encoding 5'-methylthioribose kinase — MPGYHPYNEAEAIQLARSFENVFAPGADLHCREIGDGNLNLVFHITEPATGKGLIIKQALPYVKVFGESWPLSIDRARIEGEALKIQHALAPDLVPQVFLTDHEQAITVMEDLSSHVIMRKGLMERTLYPRFAGDISTFLAQTLFFTSDLGMSQQEKKLRQQSFVNVELCQITEDLIFDEPYREHERNNYEDSIADEAAALRSDDELLTEIALLREKFLTRGEALLHGDLHTGSIFALPESTKVIDPEFAFYGPMGFDIGAVIANLLLNFAGQEHWSQDEASRREYREFLLEAVRGTWTQFSAKFRTLWDEQCQDPVFSKAPGYQDMYMDRLLQDTAGFAGAKMVRRIVGFAHVADLDAIPDDAARERAKRLGLLIGKELIRQNRTIRSIEQIIDIAFTAAAR; from the coding sequence ATGCCAGGCTACCATCCTTATAACGAGGCCGAAGCCATTCAGCTCGCCCGTTCATTCGAGAACGTATTTGCCCCGGGGGCCGATCTGCACTGCCGTGAAATCGGCGATGGCAATCTTAATCTCGTGTTTCATATTACCGAGCCAGCCACAGGCAAAGGCCTCATCATCAAACAAGCCCTTCCATATGTCAAAGTTTTCGGAGAATCCTGGCCGCTTTCTATCGATCGCGCCCGCATCGAGGGGGAGGCGCTCAAAATCCAGCATGCTCTGGCTCCCGATTTGGTGCCTCAAGTGTTCTTAACCGATCACGAGCAGGCTATCACGGTTATGGAGGATTTAAGCAGTCATGTTATTATGCGTAAAGGACTGATGGAGCGGACCTTGTACCCTCGCTTTGCTGGCGATATTTCTACCTTCCTGGCTCAAACGCTGTTTTTCACTTCCGATCTTGGCATGAGCCAACAGGAGAAAAAGCTGCGCCAGCAATCTTTTGTCAATGTCGAGCTTTGCCAGATTACGGAGGATCTCATCTTTGATGAGCCGTACCGCGAGCATGAGCGCAATAACTACGAGGATTCCATCGCCGATGAAGCCGCTGCTCTGCGCAGCGACGACGAGTTGCTCACCGAGATCGCCCTGCTGCGTGAAAAATTCCTGACTCGCGGCGAGGCATTGCTGCACGGCGATCTTCATACCGGAAGCATCTTCGCTTTGCCGGAATCGACTAAAGTAATTGATCCCGAGTTTGCTTTTTACGGCCCAATGGGCTTCGATATCGGAGCGGTCATCGCCAACCTGCTGCTGAACTTCGCCGGCCAGGAGCATTGGAGCCAGGACGAGGCTTCCCGCCGCGAGTACCGCGAGTTCCTTCTGGAAGCCGTGCGCGGCACATGGACGCAGTTCAGCGCCAAGTTCCGTACTTTGTGGGACGAGCAGTGTCAGGACCCGGTATTTTCCAAAGCACCTGGCTACCAGGACATGTACATGGACCGCCTCCTGCAGGATACCGCCGGCTTCGCCGGTGCCAAAATGGTTCGGCGCATCGTCGGCTTTGCCCATGTCGCCGATCTCGACGCCATCCCGGATGACGCTGCGCGTGAGCGGGCTAAACGTCTTGGTCTTTTAATCGGCAAAGAACTGATCCGCCAGAACCGGACTATTCGCTCCATCGAGCAGATTATCGATATCGCCTTTACCGCAGCTGCCCGCTAA
- a CDS encoding Fe-S cluster assembly ATP-binding protein, whose translation MATQFTIEGLKAEIEGKEILKGLSLSMKGGEIHAIMGPNGTGKSTLASALMGHPKYEVTAGTAELNGEDVLEMGVDERALAGLFLAMQYPSEISGVTNSDFLRSAINARREEGNEISLIKFIRQMEGKMKELEMNPEFAHRYLNEGFSGGEKKRNEILQMMLLDPKVVILDEIDSGLDIDALKVVAQGVNAMRADDRAFLIITHYQRLLNYVKPDFVHVMMQGRIVKSGGPELAERLEAEGYDWVKAELGIVDETVGQA comes from the coding sequence ATGGCAACGCAATTCACGATTGAAGGACTCAAGGCAGAGATCGAAGGCAAGGAAATTCTTAAGGGGCTTAGCCTCAGCATGAAGGGCGGAGAGATCCACGCGATCATGGGCCCGAACGGTACAGGTAAAAGTACGCTGGCCTCCGCACTGATGGGTCATCCAAAGTATGAAGTGACTGCTGGCACCGCTGAGCTGAACGGCGAAGATGTACTGGAGATGGGCGTCGATGAGCGCGCTCTGGCTGGTCTTTTCCTGGCAATGCAGTACCCGAGCGAAATCTCAGGTGTTACGAACTCCGACTTCCTGCGCAGTGCGATTAACGCACGTCGTGAGGAAGGCAATGAGATCAGCCTGATCAAGTTCATCCGTCAAATGGAAGGCAAGATGAAGGAGCTTGAGATGAACCCTGAGTTCGCTCACCGCTACCTGAACGAAGGCTTCTCCGGCGGCGAAAAGAAACGTAACGAGATTCTGCAGATGATGCTGTTGGATCCGAAGGTCGTTATTCTTGACGAAATCGACTCCGGTCTCGACATTGATGCGCTCAAAGTTGTTGCCCAAGGCGTCAACGCTATGCGTGCCGACGACCGTGCATTCCTTATCATCACTCACTATCAGCGCCTGCTCAACTATGTAAAACCAGATTTCGTACACGTAATGATGCAAGGCCGCATCGTCAAGTCCGGCGGACCGGAGCTGGCGGAGCGCCTTGAGGCAGAAGGTTATGACTGGGTCAAGGCTGAGCTCGGTATCGTAGACGAAACAGTCGGCCAGGCCTAA
- a CDS encoding Fe-S cluster assembly protein SufD encodes MSTQLGNSVEREFAEELSRSKGEPAWLTSLRGEAAELAASLEWPKPEKTRIDRWNLTAFGQYSKPQAFSSESELPEAAASLVSGTGALLVQRGSGIVLHRLPEELSAKGVIFTDLETAAAEHPELVQKYLFKAIQKDENKLTALHAALWNGGVFLYVPKDVEIEVPLQALFYNDDANVAFAPHILIVAERHSRVTYVDNALTIGGGADAVHHSMIEVFAEAGAKVDVASIHQLGGNVIDMTIRRAVLENDARIQWVIGDLNDGNVLSDTLSVLKGNGSSSDAAVVSIGAGKQRMSLTTGAKHFGLNSDSNMVTRAVMKEESTAIINGVTKIEKGATKANGVQTEKVLMLSPKARGDANPILLIDEDDVTAGHAASVGQVNPEQVYYLMSRGISKHEAERLIIYGFLAPVVTEIPIDTVREQLQQLLERKLEV; translated from the coding sequence ATGAGCACACAACTTGGCAACTCCGTCGAACGGGAATTCGCGGAGGAACTGTCCCGCAGCAAGGGTGAGCCGGCTTGGCTCACCTCCCTGCGCGGCGAAGCGGCAGAGCTGGCAGCCTCCTTGGAGTGGCCGAAACCGGAGAAAACACGGATCGACCGTTGGAATCTGACCGCATTTGGTCAATATAGCAAACCTCAAGCTTTTTCTTCCGAGAGTGAGCTGCCGGAAGCGGCCGCATCTCTCGTATCCGGCACAGGCGCACTGCTTGTGCAGCGCGGTTCGGGCATCGTTTTGCATCGTCTGCCGGAAGAGCTTAGCGCAAAAGGCGTTATTTTCACCGATCTGGAGACGGCAGCTGCCGAGCATCCGGAGCTGGTACAAAAGTACTTGTTCAAGGCCATCCAGAAGGATGAGAACAAGCTGACGGCACTGCATGCCGCCCTCTGGAACGGAGGCGTGTTCCTTTACGTGCCTAAGGACGTGGAGATCGAAGTGCCATTGCAGGCGCTGTTCTACAACGATGATGCGAACGTAGCGTTCGCTCCTCATATTCTGATCGTGGCCGAACGCCACAGCCGCGTGACTTATGTCGACAACGCGCTGACGATTGGCGGCGGCGCTGACGCCGTTCATCATTCCATGATCGAAGTATTCGCAGAAGCTGGTGCAAAGGTCGATGTTGCATCCATTCACCAGTTGGGCGGCAACGTCATCGACATGACAATCCGCCGTGCAGTGCTGGAGAACGATGCCCGCATCCAGTGGGTGATCGGCGATCTGAATGACGGCAATGTGCTTTCCGACACGCTGTCCGTACTGAAGGGCAATGGCTCCTCGTCGGATGCCGCAGTCGTAAGCATTGGCGCTGGCAAGCAGCGTATGAGCCTGACTACCGGAGCGAAGCATTTTGGTCTGAACTCCGATAGCAACATGGTGACCCGCGCCGTCATGAAGGAAGAATCAACGGCAATCATCAACGGCGTCACGAAGATTGAGAAAGGCGCAACCAAGGCGAACGGCGTGCAGACGGAGAAAGTTCTTATGCTCAGCCCTAAAGCCCGCGGAGATGCCAATCCAATTCTGCTGATCGATGAGGATGATGTTACGGCAGGCCATGCGGCAAGCGTAGGTCAGGTTAATCCGGAGCAGGTCTACTATCTGATGAGCCGCGGTATTTCCAAACATGAAGCGGAGCGGCTGATTATCTACGGCTTCCTCGCTCCAGTTGTTACAGAAATTCCGATTGATACCGTCCGCGAGCAGCTTCAACAACTGCTCGAAAGGAAGCTAGAGGTATGA
- a CDS encoding L-selenocysteine selenide-lyase (L-alanine-forming), producing MNIEEIRKQFPILQQEVNGHPLVYLDSAATSQKPRSVIEAVKRYYEYDNSNVHRGVHTLGSRATEAYEGARERVARFINSPTAEQIIFTRGTTTALNLVAASYAPSVLKEGDEIVLTPMEHHSNLIPWQQAAKRSGAVLKYIPLQPDGTISLADVEKTVTNRTKIVSVMYVSNVLGVINPIKEITDIAHRNGAVMVVDGAQSTPHMRIDVQALNCDFYALSGHKMCGPTGIGALYGRKSLLEAMEPIEFGGEMIDFVDLYESTWKDIPWRFEAGTPIIAGAVGLAAAIDFLEEIGLDNIDRHEKEMAAYAYSKLSEIDGLTIYGPREGRVGLITFNLDDVHPHDVATVLDSEGIAVRAGHHCCQPLMRWLDVTATARASFYLYNTEQDVDRLAASLLRTKEFFGHAIG from the coding sequence ATGAACATAGAGGAAATCAGGAAGCAGTTCCCGATTCTCCAGCAAGAGGTGAACGGGCATCCGCTCGTTTACCTCGACAGCGCGGCGACTTCCCAGAAGCCGCGCTCCGTCATAGAAGCGGTCAAACGCTATTATGAATATGACAACTCCAATGTGCATCGCGGCGTGCATACGCTTGGCTCGCGCGCAACGGAAGCTTACGAAGGCGCGCGCGAGCGAGTCGCACGTTTTATTAATTCCCCTACTGCGGAGCAGATTATTTTCACCCGTGGTACTACAACGGCGCTCAATCTCGTTGCTGCGAGTTACGCTCCTTCCGTTTTGAAGGAAGGCGATGAGATTGTGCTTACGCCGATGGAGCATCACAGCAATCTGATTCCATGGCAGCAGGCGGCAAAGCGCTCCGGCGCGGTGCTGAAGTATATCCCGTTACAACCAGACGGCACGATCAGCCTGGCGGACGTGGAGAAGACGGTGACGAACCGGACTAAGATTGTATCCGTGATGTACGTTTCCAACGTGCTTGGCGTGATCAATCCGATCAAGGAAATCACCGATATCGCCCATCGTAATGGAGCTGTCATGGTCGTTGATGGAGCCCAGAGCACACCGCATATGCGGATTGATGTGCAGGCGCTCAATTGCGATTTCTATGCGCTATCGGGTCACAAAATGTGTGGACCTACCGGTATCGGCGCCCTTTACGGGCGTAAGTCGCTGCTGGAGGCGATGGAACCAATCGAGTTCGGCGGCGAGATGATCGACTTTGTCGATCTATACGAATCGACCTGGAAGGACATTCCTTGGCGCTTTGAAGCTGGCACGCCGATCATCGCAGGCGCCGTTGGACTGGCGGCGGCGATTGATTTTCTAGAGGAGATTGGGCTAGATAACATCGACCGTCACGAGAAAGAAATGGCTGCCTATGCATATAGCAAGTTGTCCGAGATCGACGGGCTTACGATCTATGGACCGCGTGAAGGGCGCGTTGGGCTGATTACATTTAATCTGGATGACGTGCATCCACATGATGTCGCCACCGTGCTTGATTCAGAAGGCATCGCTGTCCGTGCTGGTCATCACTGCTGTCAGCCGCTGATGCGCTGGTTGGATGTAACAGCTACTGCACGGGCAAGCTTTTATCTGTACAATACCGAGCAGGATGTAGACCGGCTGGCGGCCTCGCTGCTCCGGACAAAGGAGTTCTTCGGGCATGCAATTGGATGA
- a CDS encoding nitrogen fixation protein NifU, translating to MQLDDLYRRVIMDHYKNPRNRGTMDEESVTINLNNPTCGDRISLQLQLDGDKVAEAKFSGEGCSISMSSASMMTEAVKGRTLEEAYAMAEKFSALMKGEPVEFEELEDIEALSGVNKFPARIKCATLAWNALRKGVESQSKQEG from the coding sequence ATGCAATTGGATGATCTGTATCGTCGGGTCATTATGGATCACTACAAGAACCCCCGCAATCGTGGTACGATGGATGAGGAATCGGTCACGATTAATCTCAACAACCCGACCTGCGGGGATCGTATTTCACTTCAGCTCCAACTGGATGGCGACAAGGTAGCCGAGGCTAAGTTCTCTGGTGAAGGTTGTTCCATCAGCATGAGCTCGGCGTCAATGATGACCGAAGCGGTTAAAGGACGTACACTGGAAGAAGCCTACGCAATGGCGGAGAAGTTCTCCGCATTGATGAAGGGGGAGCCAGTTGAGTTTGAGGAGCTGGAGGATATCGAAGCACTGTCGGGCGTGAACAAATTCCCTGCTCGCATCAAGTGCGCAACGCTGGCTTGGAATGCTCTTCGCAAGGGCGTAGAGTCGCAGAGCAAGCAAGAGGGCTAA
- a CDS encoding Fe-S cluster assembly protein SufB, with protein sequence MAKSMPEMEEYKYGFRDEHKSIFQSGKGLTEEVVRTISEMKGEPEWMLKFRLKALDQFNKMPMPRWGGDMDDLDFNDIQYYVKPSERQGKTWEEVPQEIKETFDKLGIPEAEQKFLAGVSAQYESEVVYHSMQEDLEKQGVLFMDTDTALREHPEILREHFATVIPIADNKFSALNSAVWSGGSFIYVPKGVKCEIPLQAYFRINSENMGQFERTLIIADEDSFVHYVEGCTAPVYSTNSLHSAVVEIIVKKNARVRYTTIQNWAPNIYNLVTKRAVADENATMEWVDGNIGSKLTMKYPAVILRGRGAKGMVLSIAVAGKGQHQDAGAKMIHLAPDTTSTIVSKSISKHGGKVTYRGLCSFGRNAEGAKANIKCDTLILDNLSTSDTIPYNEILNDNITLEHEATVSKVSEDQLFYLMSRGLSEAEATQMIVMGFIEPFTKELPMEYAVEMNRLIKFEMEGSIG encoded by the coding sequence ATGGCAAAATCAATGCCGGAGATGGAAGAATATAAATATGGATTCCGCGACGAGCACAAGTCGATTTTCCAATCAGGCAAGGGTCTAACGGAAGAGGTCGTTCGTACGATTTCCGAAATGAAAGGCGAGCCGGAGTGGATGTTGAAATTCCGTCTCAAAGCGTTGGACCAATTCAACAAAATGCCGATGCCTCGTTGGGGCGGAGATATGGACGACCTGGATTTCAACGACATTCAGTACTATGTTAAGCCATCCGAAAGACAAGGCAAGACGTGGGAGGAAGTTCCTCAAGAGATTAAGGAAACTTTCGACAAACTCGGTATTCCAGAGGCGGAGCAAAAGTTTCTTGCTGGTGTATCCGCACAGTACGAGTCCGAGGTTGTTTATCACAGCATGCAGGAAGATCTGGAGAAGCAAGGTGTTCTCTTCATGGATACCGATACGGCGCTGCGCGAGCATCCAGAAATTCTACGCGAACACTTTGCTACTGTTATTCCTATTGCAGACAACAAATTCTCGGCGCTTAACAGCGCTGTCTGGTCTGGCGGCAGCTTCATCTACGTGCCGAAGGGCGTAAAGTGTGAGATTCCTCTGCAGGCGTACTTCCGGATCAATTCCGAGAATATGGGCCAATTTGAGCGCACGCTCATCATCGCTGATGAAGATAGCTTCGTGCACTATGTTGAGGGCTGCACGGCTCCGGTATACAGCACGAACTCCTTGCATAGCGCAGTTGTAGAAATCATCGTCAAAAAGAACGCTCGCGTTCGTTACACGACGATTCAGAACTGGGCGCCAAACATCTACAACCTCGTAACCAAACGTGCGGTTGCTGATGAGAATGCAACGATGGAGTGGGTCGACGGTAACATCGGCTCCAAGCTCACCATGAAGTATCCAGCAGTCATCCTGCGTGGTCGCGGTGCGAAAGGCATGGTATTGTCCATCGCCGTAGCCGGCAAAGGCCAGCATCAGGATGCCGGCGCGAAGATGATCCACCTGGCGCCAGACACGACGTCAACGATCGTCTCCAAGTCGATCTCCAAGCATGGCGGCAAAGTAACGTACCGCGGTCTTTGCTCGTTCGGCCGCAACGCCGAGGGCGCCAAGGCGAACATCAAATGTGATACGCTCATTCTCGACAACCTGTCGACGTCTGACACGATCCCGTACAACGAGATCTTGAACGACAACATCACGCTTGAACATGAGGCCACTGTATCCAAGGTTTCCGAGGATCAGTTGTTCTACCTGATGAGCCGCGGTCTCAGCGAAGCGGAAGCAACACAAATGATCGTTATGGGCTTCATCGAGCCGTTCACAAAAGAGCTGCCGATGGAGTATGCGGTTGAGATGAACCGTCTCATCAAGTTCGAGATGGAAGGCTCTATCGGTTAA
- a CDS encoding Transcriptional regulator, contains XRE-family HTH domain, producing the protein MSLGKRIREYRIKRGLTQMQLAAKLQMTEANISSYERDKSAPPSDKLSQLAEILDVTSDYLLNGIIKPGPPKSLQDIGHELTEEQILTMAAHRLGHEGPLSGHELDQIKLALRIALAKK; encoded by the coding sequence ATGTCGCTCGGCAAAAGGATTCGAGAATACCGGATCAAACGAGGTTTGACCCAAATGCAGCTAGCTGCAAAGCTTCAAATGACGGAAGCCAATATATCCAGTTACGAGCGGGACAAAAGCGCCCCTCCAAGCGACAAGCTCAGCCAACTGGCCGAGATTTTGGATGTCACCTCGGATTATTTGCTGAACGGCATCATTAAGCCCGGCCCGCCCAAAAGTCTGCAGGATATTGGACATGAGCTGACGGAGGAGCAGATTTTAACGATGGCGGCACATCGCCTTGGACATGAAGGGCCGTTATCCGGACATGAGCTGGATCAAATCAAACTGGCGCTGCGCATCGCATTAGCCAAAAAATAA
- a CDS encoding Bacteriophage HK97-gp10, putative tail-component, translated as MMTIVGNTLAGISRAPPGLNGLLDPVFGTAMKEWLRRRISMSGNALWKLEDPRQLQKRLLELERAMPAELEKMLRKEAETAIFRVSSRIPEEKKELREGWQISGIQRTGQTISVEIRHPSPEVAKLEYGSDKEQQKGRFMLALALAELERDWPNRLEQSLSAMLLGRSKGG; from the coding sequence ATGATGACGATTGTCGGCAACACTTTGGCTGGAATTTCACGGGCGCCGCCGGGCTTAAACGGCTTGCTTGATCCTGTCTTTGGGACAGCGATGAAAGAATGGCTACGAAGGAGAATTTCTATGAGCGGAAATGCTCTATGGAAGCTGGAAGACCCCCGGCAGCTGCAAAAGCGCCTGTTGGAGCTGGAACGTGCGATGCCTGCAGAGCTGGAGAAGATGCTGCGTAAGGAAGCTGAGACCGCGATTTTCCGGGTTTCCTCCCGAATTCCGGAAGAGAAAAAGGAGCTTAGAGAGGGCTGGCAGATCAGCGGTATTCAAAGGACAGGCCAAACAATTTCGGTAGAAATTAGGCATCCTTCGCCGGAGGTCGCCAAACTTGAATATGGCTCTGACAAAGAACAACAGAAGGGGCGATTCATGCTGGCGTTGGCGCTTGCCGAGCTAGAGCGGGATTGGCCAAACCGCTTGGAGCAGAGCTTGAGCGCTATGCTGCTCGGAAGAAGCAAGGGAGGATAA
- a CDS encoding Phage tail sheath protein: MAGGNYTAMNKVRPGVYINFATEGAAVAPGGRGTMALALPMSWGEPHTMMVIEAGEDTLDKLGFSQADAELVLVREALKRARRLLLYRLNTGVQAKVTVGVLTATAKYPGVRGNAISMAIAPSVDESGAFEVITYLNGSEREKQIVTTAEQLEDSDWINWSGTGALTASAGAPLVGGTDDAATNQNYSDFLQAAELQEFHTLAYTGTDTVMKGLFAAFARRLRVEEGRKIQVVMENYAAINDEGVISVKNGVRLEDGTVLTPAQASVWVAGATAAAGAGQSLTYSAYEGAVDANPRLTHSATVAALQGGEFLFTARAGSVVVEQDVNSYHQPTPVKGKLFGKNPVLRVLDGLANDFKSTFESLYIGKIGNNENGRALFRKDCVKLMEQYEAIGAIQGFDAAKDLEVSQGGEPDTVIVAASVQPVDAIEKIYMKVQVK; encoded by the coding sequence ATGGCAGGAGGCAATTACACCGCTATGAACAAGGTAAGACCAGGTGTGTACATCAATTTTGCTACGGAAGGCGCGGCAGTCGCTCCCGGAGGACGGGGCACGATGGCGCTGGCGTTGCCGATGTCATGGGGCGAGCCGCATACGATGATGGTGATCGAGGCGGGAGAAGATACGCTGGATAAACTCGGGTTTTCTCAGGCAGATGCTGAGCTGGTGCTGGTCCGTGAGGCTTTGAAGCGGGCGAGACGACTGCTGCTATACCGCCTCAATACAGGTGTGCAGGCTAAAGTGACGGTCGGCGTCCTTACTGCAACAGCTAAATATCCGGGAGTGCGGGGCAACGCCATCAGTATGGCTATCGCTCCTAGCGTAGATGAATCGGGTGCATTCGAAGTAATCACCTATTTGAATGGCTCGGAGCGAGAGAAGCAAATCGTAACGACTGCCGAACAGTTGGAGGATAGCGACTGGATTAATTGGAGCGGCACTGGAGCGTTGACCGCATCGGCGGGAGCTCCGCTTGTCGGGGGAACAGATGATGCGGCGACGAACCAGAATTACTCAGACTTCTTGCAAGCGGCTGAGCTGCAAGAGTTCCATACTTTGGCTTATACCGGCACGGATACAGTTATGAAGGGGCTGTTTGCCGCTTTTGCTCGTCGTCTGCGTGTTGAAGAAGGTCGTAAAATCCAGGTGGTCATGGAAAATTACGCTGCGATCAATGATGAAGGGGTTATCAGTGTCAAAAATGGGGTCCGGCTGGAGGACGGTACGGTTCTGACCCCAGCGCAAGCGTCCGTATGGGTTGCCGGAGCTACGGCAGCGGCTGGAGCGGGGCAGTCGCTCACCTACTCGGCGTATGAAGGCGCTGTAGATGCGAATCCACGTCTGACCCATTCTGCGACTGTAGCGGCGCTTCAAGGAGGGGAGTTTCTGTTTACGGCCCGTGCCGGGTCAGTCGTTGTGGAACAGGATGTGAACTCCTATCATCAGCCGACTCCAGTGAAGGGTAAGCTTTTTGGTAAAAATCCGGTGCTTCGCGTATTGGATGGTCTTGCGAATGACTTCAAAAGTACGTTCGAAAGCCTCTATATCGGCAAAATCGGCAACAACGAGAACGGCAGGGCGCTGTTCCGCAAGGACTGCGTCAAGCTGATGGAGCAGTATGAGGCAATTGGAGCTATCCAGGGCTTTGATGCTGCCAAAGACTTGGAAGTTTCCCAAGGCGGCGAGCCCGATACGGTCATCGTTGCGGCGTCGGTACAGCCGGTTGATGCGATTGAAAAAATCTATATGAAAGTACAGGTGAAATAA
- a CDS encoding Phage tail tube protein, giving the protein MSFLNAGDTLSGHSGTAYATIDNQNIEMFYVKNLRATAKKNKADIKTLGTRNTQKKATGWEGTGTLTIYYVTSKFREMMQDYIRTGVDTYFDIQVTNEDPASTIGKQVVTLFGVNLDEVVMAALDVESDALEEEIPFTFHNVNIGTAFNEPTPR; this is encoded by the coding sequence ATGAGCTTTCTGAACGCAGGAGATACTCTTTCCGGACATTCCGGCACGGCATATGCCACGATTGATAACCAGAACATCGAGATGTTCTATGTGAAAAACCTTCGCGCTACGGCCAAGAAGAACAAGGCGGATATCAAAACGCTTGGTACTCGCAATACCCAGAAAAAAGCGACCGGCTGGGAAGGAACAGGCACGCTGACGATCTACTATGTCACTTCCAAATTCCGCGAGATGATGCAAGACTACATCAGAACTGGCGTGGATACGTACTTTGACATTCAGGTGACCAATGAAGATCCGGCTTCCACTATCGGCAAACAGGTCGTGACGCTGTTCGGCGTCAATTTGGACGAAGTCGTAATGGCTGCGCTGGACGTAGAGTCCGACGCTCTTGAAGAGGAAATTCCATTCACCTTCCACAATGTCAATATCGGCACAGCATTTAACGAACCGACTCCTCGTTAA
- a CDS encoding Phage XkdN-like tail assembly chaperone protein, TAC, giving the protein MSMKLFFAQNAVQSEPQEVLVSDRFLDESGHPAAWKLRAISEELNEELRAASMKRTKGKGSQGMPELDYNAYLGRMVAACIVYPDLNDAELQQSYGVRGSASVVRKMLLAGEFANLAAKVQEINGFDRDVSELSDEVKND; this is encoded by the coding sequence ATGTCTATGAAACTGTTTTTTGCCCAAAATGCTGTGCAATCGGAGCCGCAGGAAGTACTTGTATCGGATCGCTTTCTCGATGAATCGGGTCATCCAGCAGCCTGGAAGCTGCGTGCCATTTCGGAGGAACTGAACGAGGAACTTCGCGCTGCATCAATGAAACGAACGAAGGGCAAGGGTAGCCAAGGGATGCCCGAGCTTGATTACAACGCTTACTTGGGCCGTATGGTGGCAGCATGTATCGTTTACCCTGATCTGAATGACGCCGAACTGCAACAGTCCTATGGCGTAAGGGGCTCTGCATCGGTCGTTCGCAAAATGCTGCTCGCGGGCGAGTTTGCCAATCTGGCGGCCAAGGTGCAAGAGATCAATGGCTTCGATCGGGATGTCAGTGAGCTATCGGATGAAGTAAAAAACGACTAG